In Cryptomeria japonica chromosome 10, Sugi_1.0, whole genome shotgun sequence, a genomic segment contains:
- the LOC131039118 gene encoding citrate-binding protein-like, which produces MAKMFALLCGLLICIRSGYAQQTGSPTDGFTQQNLTKANFEIQKPYDKEVSQRYSFIKGVHSMWVYINDKPHFRGSKTRPRTEIGIKGYGYTSGVWQFEGEVYVPQGTTGVCVMQIFGGTQHATAFMLHVYVGMLKRYDEQVVATDIYDRWIHVNVIHNADEGKVYVFVEEEEKLVVDDRGPAIHSFKFGVYTQTKSSSCMEARWRNVKVWRK; this is translated from the exons ATGGCGAAGATGTTTGCGCTATTGTGTGGGCTTCTGATTTGCATAAGAAGTGGATATGCACAGCAAACTGGGTCACCAACTGATGGCTTTACTCAGCAGAACTTAACTAAGGCAAATTTTGAAATACAAAAACCATATGATAAAGAGGTATCCCAGCGTTACAGCTTCATTAAGGGTGTCCATTCAATGTGGGTCTACATAAACGACAAACCCCATTTTCGCGGGAGCAAAACCAGACCCAGAACAGAAATCGGCATCAAG GGATATGGCTATACAAGTGGGGTGTGGCAGTTTGAGGGTGAGGTTTATGTTCCGCAGGGGACGACTGGAGTATGCGTCATGCAGATTTTTGGCGGCACGCAACATGCCACGGCGttcatgttgcatgtttatgttgggaTGCTAAAGCGTTACGATGAGCAAGTGGTGGCAACTGATATTTACGATCGGTGGATTCATGTCAACGTTATCCACAACGCAGACGAAGGGAAAGTGTACGTGTttgtggaggaggaggagaagTTAGTGGTTGATGATAGAGGTCCTGCCATCCATTCTTTTAAATTTGGAGTGTATACTCAGACCAAATCTTCGTCTTGCATGGAAGCTCGTTGGAGAAACGTCAAGGTTTGGAGGAAATAG